The following are from one region of the Sphingomonas sp. J315 genome:
- the rpsS gene encoding 30S ribosomal protein S19: MARSVWKGPFVDLHLLKKAEVAQENSGRSGPIKTWSRRSTILPQFVGLTFNVYNGRKFVPVSVNEDMVGMKLGEFAPTRFFPGHAADKKGKR, encoded by the coding sequence ATGGCTCGCTCCGTATGGAAGGGTCCGTTCGTGGACCTCCACCTCCTGAAGAAGGCGGAAGTCGCTCAGGAGAATTCGGGCCGCAGTGGTCCGATCAAGACCTGGTCGCGTCGTTCGACCATCCTGCCGCAGTTCGTCGGCCTGACCTTCAACGTCTACAACGGCCGCAAGTTCGTGCCAGTGTCGGTGAACGAGGACATGGTCGGCATGAAGCTCGGCGAGTTCGCCCCGACCCGGTTCTTCCCGGGCCACGCGGCCGACAAGAAGGGTAAGCGCTAA
- the rpsN gene encoding 30S ribosomal protein S14, producing the protein MAKLSSVLKNERRKQLVKKYAGRYAKLKAIANDKSLDETERLIARLKMAEIPRNGNPTRIRNRCELTGRPRGYYRKFRLARVMLRDLANKGLIPGVTKSSW; encoded by the coding sequence ATGGCGAAACTGAGTTCCGTGCTCAAGAACGAGCGTCGCAAGCAGCTGGTGAAGAAGTACGCCGGCCGCTACGCGAAGCTGAAGGCGATTGCGAACGACAAGTCGCTCGATGAGACCGAGCGTCTGATCGCGCGTCTCAAGATGGCCGAGATTCCCCGCAACGGGAACCCGACCCGCATCCGCAACCGGTGCGAGCTGACCGGTCGTCCGCGCGGTTACTACCGCAAGTTCCGTCTCGCACGTGTCATGCTGCGCGATCTGGCCAACAAGGGCCTGATCCCGGGTGTCACGAAGTCGAGCTGGTAA
- the rplC gene encoding 50S ribosomal protein L3: MRTGVIAKKLGMTRLFKDDGRHVPVTVLSLEGLQVVSVREKDRDGYTAVQLGAGSAKAKNVAKPQRGQFGKAEVEPKAILAEFRVDEDGLLDVGAEISADHYVAGQFVDIQGRTQGKGFAGGMKRWGFGGMRATHGVSISHRALGSTGNRQDPGRVFKNKKMAGHMGDKNRTQQNLEIVGTDVERGLIFVKGSVPGSKGGWLFVKDAVKLPAHKDAPFPAGIKQAANSNNDTAAADTPADTVEAPEATEGQEG, encoded by the coding sequence ATGCGCACTGGCGTGATCGCGAAGAAGCTGGGGATGACCCGCCTGTTCAAGGACGATGGCCGCCACGTGCCGGTCACCGTCCTGAGCCTCGAAGGGCTGCAGGTCGTCTCGGTTCGCGAAAAAGATCGTGACGGCTACACCGCCGTCCAGCTTGGCGCTGGCAGCGCCAAGGCGAAGAATGTCGCCAAGCCGCAGCGCGGCCAGTTCGGCAAGGCCGAAGTGGAGCCCAAGGCGATTCTCGCGGAGTTCCGCGTGGACGAAGACGGTCTGCTTGACGTGGGCGCCGAGATTTCGGCCGACCATTATGTCGCGGGCCAGTTCGTCGACATCCAGGGTCGCACGCAGGGCAAGGGCTTTGCGGGCGGCATGAAGCGCTGGGGCTTCGGCGGCATGCGCGCCACCCACGGCGTCTCGATCAGCCACCGTGCGCTGGGTTCGACGGGTAACCGTCAGGATCCGGGCCGCGTCTTCAAGAACAAGAAGATGGCCGGTCACATGGGTGACAAGAACCGCACGCAGCAGAATCTCGAGATCGTCGGCACCGACGTCGAGCGCGGCCTGATCTTCGTCAAGGGTTCGGTCCCTGGCTCGAAGGGTGGCTGGCTGTTCGTCAAGGACGCCGTCAAGCTTCCTGCTCACAAGGATGCGCCGTTCCCGGCCGGCATCAAGCAGGCTGCCAACAGCAACAACGACACCGCCGCAGCGGACACCCCGGCCGACACGGTCGAGGCGCCTGAGGCGACCGAAGGCCAGGAGGGCTGA
- the rplP gene encoding 50S ribosomal protein L16 encodes MLQPKRTKFRKAFKGRIKGETKGGATLNFGSYGLKALEPERITARQIEAARRAITRHIKRQGRLWIRIFPDLPVSSKPAEVRMGSGKGAPEYWAARVAPGRILFELDGVPGPLAAEAFERAAMKLPIKTKVVARLGDTSHLEG; translated from the coding sequence ATGTTGCAACCGAAGCGCACCAAGTTCCGCAAGGCCTTCAAGGGCCGGATCAAGGGTGAGACCAAGGGCGGCGCGACGCTGAACTTCGGGTCGTACGGCCTGAAGGCGCTGGAGCCGGAGCGGATCACCGCACGCCAGATCGAGGCGGCGCGCCGCGCGATCACGCGTCACATCAAGCGTCAGGGCCGTTTGTGGATCCGCATCTTCCCGGATCTGCCGGTTTCGAGCAAGCCTGCCGAAGTCCGCATGGGCTCGGGCAAGGGTGCCCCTGAATATTGGGCAGCGCGCGTTGCGCCCGGTCGCATCCTGTTCGAGCTGGACGGCGTTCCCGGCCCGCTCGCGGCGGAAGCGTTCGAGCGTGCGGCGATGAAGCTGCCGATCAAGACCAAGGTCGTGGCCCGCCTCGGCGACACGTCGCACCTGGAGGGTTAA
- the rplD gene encoding 50S ribosomal protein L4, with translation MKVKVQTLDAKASGDIELKDDVFGLEPRADILHRVVTWQLWNRRGTARPTRERSEVSRTGKKFGRQKGGGTARHGDRAAPIFIGGGKAHGARLRDFNISLNKKVRALGLKMALSSHAKAGSLIVLDGFEASKTSALKDQFAGLKVGKKTLVIDAEAGNGFLAARNLADVNVLPAAGANVYDILKHDTLVLTRAAVEKLEARFNG, from the coding sequence GTGAAGGTCAAGGTTCAAACCCTCGACGCCAAGGCGTCGGGCGACATCGAGCTGAAGGACGACGTGTTCGGCCTTGAGCCGCGCGCCGACATCCTGCACCGCGTCGTCACCTGGCAGCTGTGGAATCGTCGCGGCACCGCCCGCCCGACCCGCGAGCGTTCGGAAGTGTCGCGCACCGGCAAGAAGTTCGGTCGCCAGAAGGGTGGCGGCACCGCCCGTCACGGCGATCGCGCTGCTCCGATCTTCATCGGCGGCGGTAAGGCTCACGGTGCGCGTCTGCGTGACTTCAACATCTCGCTGAACAAGAAGGTTCGCGCGCTGGGTCTGAAGATGGCGCTGTCGAGCCATGCCAAGGCGGGTTCGCTGATCGTTCTCGACGGGTTCGAGGCGAGCAAGACTTCGGCGCTCAAGGACCAGTTCGCTGGCCTGAAGGTCGGCAAGAAGACGCTGGTGATCGACGCAGAGGCCGGCAACGGCTTCCTCGCCGCGCGCAACCTGGCGGACGTCAACGTCCTGCCGGCTGCTGGTGCCAACGTCTATGACATCCTGAAGCACGACACGCTGGTCCTGACCCGCGCTGCCGTCGAGAAGCTGGAGGCGCGCTTCAATGGCTAA
- the rpsJ gene encoding 30S ribosomal protein S10, which translates to MDNNIRIRLKAFDHRVLDQAASDIADTARRTGAMIRGPIPLPTHIDKFTVNRGPHIDKKSREQFETRTYKRLLDIVQPTAQTVDALMKLDLAAGVDVEIKLA; encoded by the coding sequence ATGGACAACAATATCCGCATCCGCCTGAAGGCGTTCGACCACCGCGTGCTCGATCAGGCCGCAAGCGATATCGCCGACACCGCGCGCCGCACCGGCGCGATGATCCGTGGCCCGATCCCGCTCCCGACCCATATCGACAAGTTCACGGTCAACCGTGGTCCGCACATCGACAAGAAGTCGCGCGAGCAGTTCGAGACGCGCACCTACAAGCGCCTGCTCGACATCGTTCAGCCCACCGCCCAGACCGTTGACGCGCTGATGAAGCTCGACCTCGCCGCTGGCGTTGACGTGGAGATCAAGCTGGCCTAA
- the rpmC gene encoding 50S ribosomal protein L29: MTKATDLRAKSDDQLGEELGNLKREAFNLRFQAATSQLEKPSRVKEVRKDIARIKTLQNERSRSAAK, encoded by the coding sequence ATGACCAAGGCAACCGATCTGCGCGCGAAGAGCGACGATCAGCTGGGCGAGGAGCTGGGCAACCTGAAGCGCGAGGCATTCAACCTGCGCTTCCAGGCGGCGACCAGCCAGCTCGAGAAGCCGAGTCGCGTGAAGGAGGTCCGCAAGGACATCGCCCGCATCAAGACGCTGCAGAACGAGCGTTCGCGCTCGGCTGCGAAGTAA
- a CDS encoding endonuclease domain-containing protein, whose amino-acid sequence MYPVRRQISRHAASLGEKRTDAENCFWQAVRNRRLDGFKFRFQHSLGPYVVDFACVEMTLIVEIDGAQHNDAADAARTTFLESQGFRVIRFWNNEVLQNLDGVIEMTRAALLARQS is encoded by the coding sequence ATGTATCCCGTCCGCCGTCAGATCAGTCGCCATGCCGCCAGTTTGGGTGAGAAGCGGACGGATGCTGAAAACTGCTTTTGGCAGGCGGTCCGCAATCGGAGACTGGATGGCTTCAAGTTTCGGTTCCAGCATTCGCTCGGACCCTATGTCGTCGATTTCGCGTGCGTGGAGATGACGCTGATCGTCGAGATCGACGGGGCACAGCACAATGACGCCGCTGATGCAGCTCGGACCACGTTTCTGGAAAGCCAAGGTTTTAGGGTTATCCGGTTTTGGAACAACGAGGTGCTTCAGAATCTCGACGGGGTGATTGAGATGACCCGTGCGGCGCTGCTGGCGCGGCAGTCGTAG
- the rpsH gene encoding 30S ribosomal protein S8 yields MALTDPLGDMLTRIRNGQRARKDSVLTPASKLRARVLDVLQREGYIRGYSEEQMGPAAGIRIELKYFEGQPAIKSIARVSKPGRRVYSGSKELPKVRNGLGITIVSTPRGVLSDAEARDQNVGGEVLAEVF; encoded by the coding sequence ATGGCATTGACCGATCCTCTGGGTGATATGCTCACCCGCATCCGCAACGGCCAGCGCGCCCGCAAGGACTCCGTCCTGACGCCGGCAAGCAAGCTGCGTGCGCGTGTCCTCGACGTTCTTCAGCGCGAGGGGTATATCCGTGGCTACAGCGAAGAGCAGATGGGCCCCGCGGCCGGCATCCGCATCGAGCTGAAGTATTTCGAGGGCCAGCCCGCGATCAAGTCGATCGCGCGCGTCTCGAAGCCGGGTCGCCGCGTCTATTCGGGCTCGAAGGAGCTTCCGAAGGTGCGCAACGGCCTGGGCATCACCATCGTTTCGACGCCTCGCGGCGTTCTGTCGGACGCCGAGGCGCGCGACCAGAATGTCGGCGGCGAAGTGCTCGCGGAGGTGTTCTGA
- the rplE gene encoding 50S ribosomal protein L5 translates to MADTYIPRMKSKYDSEIAKAMTAKFGYKNAMEVPKIEKIVLNMGVGEATQDKKKVEQAASEMELIAGQKPVVTKAKKSIAQFKLREGMAIGCKVTLRRERMYEFLDRFITIALPRVRDFRGLNDKSFDGRGNYACGIKEQIVFPEINYDRIDKVRGMDVIVTTTAKTDEEARELLRLFGFPFPIEADGEAKQAA, encoded by the coding sequence ATGGCTGACACCTATATCCCGCGCATGAAGTCGAAGTACGATTCGGAAATCGCCAAGGCGATGACCGCGAAGTTCGGCTACAAGAATGCGATGGAAGTGCCGAAGATCGAGAAGATCGTGCTCAACATGGGCGTCGGCGAAGCGACCCAGGACAAGAAGAAGGTCGAGCAGGCGGCTTCCGAAATGGAGCTGATCGCGGGCCAGAAGCCTGTCGTGACCAAGGCCAAGAAGTCGATCGCGCAGTTCAAGCTGCGTGAAGGCATGGCGATCGGTTGCAAGGTGACGCTGCGTCGTGAGCGCATGTACGAGTTCCTCGACCGCTTCATCACCATCGCGCTGCCGCGCGTGCGCGATTTCCGCGGCCTGAACGACAAGTCGTTCGACGGCCGTGGCAACTACGCCTGCGGCATCAAGGAACAGATCGTGTTCCCCGAGATCAACTATGACCGCATCGACAAGGTGCGCGGCATGGACGTGATCGTGACCACCACCGCCAAGACCGACGAGGAAGCCCGCGAGCTTCTCCGTCTCTTCGGTTTCCCGTTCCCCATCGAGGCGGACGGCGAAGCGAAGCAGGCAGCGTAA
- the tuf gene encoding elongation factor Tu: MAKAKFERTKPHLNIGTIGHVDHGKTSLTAAITKILAENVAGNAAVDFANIDKAPEERERGITISTAHVEYETDSRHYAHVDCPGHADYVKNMITGAAQMDGAILVVSATDGPMPQTKEHILLAKQVGVPTMVVFLNKVDLVDDEEILELVEMEIREELSRREFDGDNIPIIRGSATAALSGSDDKLGKDAILALMAAVDESIPQPERPLDKPFMMPIEDVFSISGRGTVVTGRVETGVVKVGEEVEIVGIQPTVRKTTVTGVEMFRKLLDQGQAGDNIGALIRGVARDEVERGQVLAKPGSITPHTDFQSSVYVLSKDEGGRHTPFFANYRPQFYFRTTDVTGTIELPAGTEMVMPGDEVALGVKLIAPIAMDIGQRFTIREGGRTVGAGVVASIDK; the protein is encoded by the coding sequence ATGGCGAAGGCAAAGTTCGAGCGGACCAAACCGCACCTCAACATCGGCACCATCGGTCACGTCGACCACGGCAAGACCTCGCTGACCGCCGCGATCACGAAGATTCTGGCTGAGAACGTCGCGGGCAACGCTGCGGTCGACTTCGCCAACATCGACAAGGCTCCCGAAGAGCGCGAGCGCGGCATCACCATCTCGACCGCGCACGTCGAGTATGAGACCGATTCGCGTCACTATGCGCACGTCGATTGCCCCGGCCACGCCGACTATGTGAAGAACATGATCACCGGTGCGGCGCAGATGGACGGCGCGATCCTGGTCGTGTCGGCCACCGACGGCCCGATGCCGCAGACCAAGGAGCACATCCTGCTCGCCAAGCAGGTCGGCGTTCCGACCATGGTCGTCTTCCTCAACAAGGTCGACCTGGTCGACGACGAGGAAATCCTCGAGCTGGTCGAGATGGAAATCCGCGAGGAACTGTCGCGTCGTGAGTTCGACGGCGACAATATTCCGATCATCCGTGGTTCGGCGACCGCCGCTCTGTCGGGTTCGGACGACAAGCTGGGCAAGGACGCGATCCTCGCGCTCATGGCCGCTGTCGACGAGTCGATCCCGCAGCCGGAGCGTCCGCTGGACAAGCCGTTCATGATGCCGATCGAAGACGTGTTCTCGATCTCGGGCCGCGGCACCGTGGTGACCGGCCGCGTCGAGACCGGCGTTGTGAAGGTTGGCGAGGAAGTCGAGATCGTCGGCATCCAGCCGACCGTCCGCAAGACCACCGTGACCGGCGTCGAAATGTTCCGCAAGCTGCTCGACCAGGGCCAGGCTGGCGACAACATCGGCGCGCTGATCCGCGGCGTTGCACGTGACGAAGTCGAGCGCGGCCAGGTTCTGGCGAAGCCCGGTTCGATCACCCCGCACACCGACTTCCAGTCGTCGGTGTACGTCCTGTCGAAGGACGAGGGTGGCCGTCATACGCCGTTCTTCGCGAACTATCGTCCGCAGTTCTACTTCCGCACCACCGACGTCACCGGCACCATCGAGCTGCCGGCTGGCACCGAGATGGTCATGCCGGGCGACGAAGTCGCGCTGGGCGTGAAGCTGATCGCGCCGATCGCGATGGACATCGGCCAGCGCTTCACGATCCGCGAAGGCGGCCGCACCGTCGGTGCAGGCGTCGTCGCTTCGATCGACAAGTAA
- the rplN gene encoding 50S ribosomal protein L14 produces MIQMQSNLDVADNSGAKRVQCIKVLGGSKRRFAGVGDVIVVSIKEAQPRGKVKKGDVHRAVIVRTAKDVRRADGSVIRFDGNAAVLVNKNEEPIGTRIFGPVVRELRSKGFMKIISLAPEVL; encoded by the coding sequence ATGATCCAGATGCAGTCCAATCTCGACGTCGCAGACAACAGCGGCGCGAAGCGGGTGCAGTGCATCAAGGTGCTGGGCGGGTCGAAGCGTCGCTTCGCCGGCGTCGGCGACGTCATCGTCGTCAGCATCAAGGAAGCACAGCCCCGCGGCAAGGTGAAGAAGGGTGACGTGCACCGTGCCGTCATCGTCCGCACCGCCAAGGACGTTCGCCGCGCCGATGGCTCGGTCATTCGCTTCGACGGCAATGCCGCCGTCCTGGTCAACAAGAACGAGGAGCCGATCGGCACCCGTATCTTTGGCCCGGTGGTCCGCGAGCTCCGCTCGAAGGGCTTCATGAAGATCATTTCGCTCGCCCCCGAGGTGCTGTGA
- the rplX gene encoding 50S ribosomal protein L24 has product MAAAKIKKGDQVIVLSGKDKGKTGEVVKSMPKADKVVVSGVNIAVRHTKPSQGDPQGGLKRAEAPMHVSKVAHVTKDGKATRVRFEERDGKKVRVAVKTGEVI; this is encoded by the coding sequence ATGGCTGCTGCGAAGATCAAGAAGGGCGACCAGGTCATCGTCCTGTCCGGCAAGGACAAGGGCAAGACCGGTGAAGTCGTCAAGTCGATGCCGAAGGCCGACAAGGTCGTCGTGTCGGGCGTCAACATCGCCGTGCGTCACACCAAGCCGAGCCAGGGCGACCCGCAGGGTGGCCTGAAGCGCGCCGAGGCCCCGATGCATGTCTCGAAGGTCGCGCATGTGACCAAGGACGGCAAGGCGACCCGCGTCCGTTTCGAAGAGCGCGACGGCAAGAAGGTCCGCGTTGCGGTCAAGACCGGGGAGGTCATCTGA
- a CDS encoding 50S ribosomal protein L23, protein MAKKQEQIDIRHYDVIVAPHITEKSTLVSEHNAVVFKVAGEATKPQIKAAVEAIFGVGVTAVNTIVQKGKTKRWKGKPYTRSDIKKAIVTLKDGDSIDVTQGVN, encoded by the coding sequence ATGGCTAAGAAGCAGGAGCAGATCGACATCCGTCATTATGACGTGATCGTCGCGCCGCATATCACCGAGAAGTCGACCCTGGTCTCCGAGCACAACGCGGTGGTCTTCAAGGTCGCCGGTGAAGCGACCAAGCCGCAGATCAAGGCGGCGGTCGAGGCGATCTTCGGCGTCGGTGTCACCGCGGTGAACACCATCGTCCAGAAGGGCAAGACGAAGCGCTGGAAGGGCAAGCCCTACACGCGCAGCGACATCAAGAAGGCGATCGTCACCCTCAAGGATGGTGACTCGATCGACGTGACGCAGGGGGTCAACTGA
- the rpsQ gene encoding 30S ribosomal protein S17 translates to MPKRVLTGQIVSDKGDKTVVVNVERKVKHPLYGKIIRRSKKYHAHDEANEYKAGETVRIEETAPISKLKTWKVIERVNTHATPERADIA, encoded by the coding sequence ATGCCGAAGCGCGTGCTGACCGGGCAGATCGTGTCCGACAAGGGCGACAAGACGGTGGTCGTGAACGTTGAGCGCAAGGTCAAGCACCCGCTCTACGGCAAGATCATCCGCCGCTCGAAGAAGTATCACGCCCATGACGAGGCGAACGAGTACAAGGCTGGCGAGACCGTGCGGATCGAAGAGACCGCGCCGATCAGCAAGCTGAAGACCTGGAAGGTGATCGAGCGGGTGAACACCCACGCGACCCCCGAGCGGGCCGACATCGCTTAA
- the rplB gene encoding 50S ribosomal protein L2, which produces MALKNYNPTSPARRGLILVDRSGLHKGGPVKALTEGKRKTGGRNNKGHVTSRGIAGGHKQRYRIIDFKRRLWDVDGVVERIEYDPNRTAFIALINYGADEAGKDRLAYIIAPQRLGVGDKVIAGKKTDVKPGNAMELGQMPVGTIVHNVEMKPGKGGQIARSAGTYVQVVGRDRGMVIVRLNSGEQRYIRSDCMGTVGAVSNPDNGNTNLAKAGRNRWKGIRPLTRGVAKNPVDHPHGGGEGRTSGGRHPVTPWGKPTKGARTRHNKATDKFIIRSRHAKKKG; this is translated from the coding sequence ATGGCGCTCAAGAATTACAACCCGACCTCGCCGGCGCGGCGTGGCCTGATCCTGGTGGACCGTTCGGGTCTGCACAAGGGTGGCCCCGTCAAGGCGCTGACCGAAGGCAAGCGCAAGACCGGCGGCCGCAACAACAAGGGTCATGTGACCTCGCGCGGCATCGCGGGGGGCCACAAGCAGCGCTATCGCATCATCGACTTCAAGCGTCGCCTGTGGGACGTCGATGGCGTCGTGGAGCGGATCGAGTACGATCCCAACCGCACCGCCTTCATCGCGCTCATCAACTATGGTGCCGACGAAGCGGGCAAGGATCGTCTGGCCTACATCATCGCTCCCCAGCGCCTCGGCGTTGGCGACAAGGTGATTGCGGGCAAGAAGACCGACGTGAAGCCGGGCAACGCCATGGAGCTGGGCCAGATGCCGGTCGGCACCATCGTCCACAATGTGGAGATGAAGCCGGGCAAGGGCGGTCAGATCGCACGGTCGGCCGGCACCTATGTGCAGGTCGTCGGTCGCGACCGCGGCATGGTGATCGTTCGCCTGAACTCGGGCGAGCAGCGCTACATCCGCTCGGACTGCATGGGCACCGTTGGCGCCGTGTCGAACCCGGACAATGGCAACACCAACCTCGCCAAGGCTGGCCGCAACCGCTGGAAGGGCATCCGCCCGCTGACCCGCGGTGTCGCCAAGAACCCGGTCGACCATCCGCACGGCGGTGGTGAAGGCCGGACCTCGGGCGGCCGTCATCCGGTCACCCCGTGGGGCAAGCCGACCAAGGGTGCGCGCACCCGTCACAACAAGGCAACGGACAAGTTCATCATCCGTAGCCGCCACGCGAAGAAGAAGGGCTAA
- the rpsC gene encoding 30S ribosomal protein S3 — MGHKSNPIGLRLQINRTWDSRWFAEGADYGRLLLEDLKMRQFIMKTLPQAAISKVVIERPAKLCRVSIFAARPGVIIGKKGTDIEKLRKKLASMTSSDVSLNIVEIRKPEVDAKLVAQGIADQLERRIAFRRAMKRAVQSAMRLGAEGIRINCGGRLGGAEIARSEWYREGRVPLHTLRANVDHATAEAHTAYGVCGVKVWIFKGEILGHDPMATDRLNMESQTSGVRPARDDRR; from the coding sequence ATGGGTCACAAGAGCAACCCGATCGGTCTGCGTCTGCAGATCAACCGCACCTGGGACAGCCGCTGGTTCGCAGAAGGCGCCGATTATGGCCGCCTGCTGCTTGAAGACCTCAAGATGCGCCAGTTCATCATGAAGACGCTGCCGCAGGCGGCGATCTCCAAGGTGGTGATCGAGCGTCCGGCCAAGCTGTGCCGCGTCAGCATCTTCGCTGCGCGCCCCGGCGTGATCATCGGCAAGAAGGGCACTGACATCGAGAAGCTTCGCAAGAAGCTCGCGTCGATGACCAGCTCGGACGTGTCGCTGAACATCGTCGAGATCCGCAAGCCCGAAGTCGACGCCAAGCTCGTCGCGCAGGGCATTGCCGATCAGCTTGAGCGCCGCATCGCGTTCCGCCGCGCCATGAAGCGCGCCGTTCAGTCGGCGATGCGTCTGGGCGCGGAAGGCATCCGGATCAACTGTGGCGGTCGTCTGGGCGGCGCGGAAATCGCGCGTTCGGAATGGTATCGCGAAGGCCGTGTTCCGCTGCACACGCTGCGCGCGAACGTCGATCACGCGACCGCCGAAGCGCACACCGCCTATGGCGTGTGCGGCGTCAAGGTCTGGATCTTCAAGGGCGAGATCCTGGGCCATGATCCGATGGCGACCGATCGCCTGAACATGGAATCGCAGACGTCGGGCGTTCGCCCGGCCCGCGATGACCGTCGCTAA
- the rplV gene encoding 50S ribosomal protein L22 yields the protein MSKPKAPRRVGDNEALSVGTQIRGSAQKLNLVAGLIRGKKAGDALNILSFSTKAMAVDARKVLASAIANAENNHNLDVDALVVAEASVGKSITMKRFHTRGRGKSTRILKPFSRLRIVVREVQEEA from the coding sequence ATGTCGAAGCCCAAGGCTCCCCGTCGCGTCGGCGACAATGAGGCGCTGTCGGTTGGCACGCAGATCCGTGGTTCGGCGCAGAAGCTGAACCTGGTCGCTGGCCTGATCCGCGGCAAGAAGGCCGGTGACGCCCTCAACATCCTCTCCTTCAGCACGAAGGCGATGGCGGTTGATGCGCGCAAGGTGCTGGCTTCGGCCATCGCCAATGCCGAGAACAACCACAACCTCGACGTCGACGCGCTCGTCGTCGCCGAGGCGTCGGTCGGCAAGTCGATCACCATGAAGCGGTTCCACACCCGTGGTCGCGGCAAGTCGACCCGCATCCTGAAGCCGTTCAGCCGTCTGCGCATCGTGGTGCGCGAAGTGCAGGAAGAAGCATAA